GGAACTCCTTCAATTATTGGCGCCATTGATGAggattaaacaaaataaaataacatgcgATCACTTGTAGCATATTTGGGAACTCTTTTGCACTAAACCAAGAAAATTGGAACCATTTTCTAGGCACCCACTCTTCTTTGTAAGTTGCATGTAGCCTTGCAATAGAAATTGATCCAATGCAatgaattatattattatattatatagcTTGTTGAAGCTTTCAAATTTTGGCATCTAATATTTTCTAACATTGGTTAATTGTATGAAACAAGTCAATTGAGGTATTATTCCACCATGCATCTTCTTCccctaaataaaaaatagaaaaaaaaaaaaaccgctTCCACCTCGAGATTAAAATCCTGatcgacaaaaaaaaaaaaaaaaaaaaaacagaaaaatatatttaataacaaaaataccaaaaataattttttttagtgcttaaaaataaaaaatgagatgttttagaaaacatattttaattgtttttaaatataaaaaatgattaaaaataagatactATCTATcaaagttattttaaatatatttaaaaatatgaaaaattgattaaggagattttaggttttgaaaaaaacttttgttttaagaaacatgaaaaaataatttttaaaaactattctcaaaaatcaTTTCCGAAAATTCTTCGGGAACTAATCCTGTTTTACACTAATTTGACCATTCCACCACTCCAAAGAGACAAAAAAAGGGAATTCTGAGGGATACATAAGACTAGGTAAATGACAGTTACACTAGGGCTACTGATGTCGATTAATTCCATGCATAATTTTGACCTTTGGTGGTTTGAAACGAATGTTGGTTTGGTACAAAGAGTTGCGACTTCGGCCACTTTTGAAGAGTACCATATGTAATTAAGGAGAAGTCCCTTATTCTTTTTAGGGTCTATCTAGGGTTTAATCATAGAGTACACCATGTTCTTGTTGTCATGAGTCATGACTGCATGTATTGATGGAGGGGACGTCTGGTTGGGGTTCTGGGTTTTGGTGCTACcagttgagagagagagagagagagagagagagaggagtgaAAGCTCATAAAGAAGGTTAGGTTGGAGATGAGAGAACAACGGAGCGATCTATTAGCCTTAAAATCCGGGTCAAACAAGAATGGATGGTGCCATTTCCTTCCAATTTAAGCAAAATTCTTAGCAACAAATAGTTTAATCCTATATACTGTACCCTCCCCTCTTCCCCTTCCCCCCTTCCTCTCCCCCCTCCCTTTCACCACCCACCTTGAAATAACACCCCAAAATCTCACAACCAACCAATAATCCCACTCTTTCACTACTCATACATCAACCCCTTCCCCTGGTTCGGGGTTTTTTCCGCTTTAATTTCACCATCAAATGTAAACTCTACTACTAGTATGCTGCAGGCTGATATATACATTGTGCATGTGGGGTTGATATTTCTCATAATCTCAATTTGATTGAATGAATAAAGGAGTGAGAATTAAGAGGTTAGTGCACGAACTAGTTGAAAgtacaaaattaataattaagtaaaCAACTTCCCACGAGATTCTTGAATTATAATACTTTCCATACATGAAAATATAGGTGAGATGTCTTACATGTCAGCACATGTGCATATTCCTCAATGTCCTTCATAACACACCAGGGTTACCATCCATAAAAGTTGTTAAACTTATCTTGAAGGTTGTCCAATCTTTTTCTTTGAACTTCAATGACAATACTGCAGTGCAATTCCAGTAAAATTAATCGGCTTTTCGGCGAGGGagattaattttgaaatgatgaGAATTAACATTGGGATATTCAGAAAAAATGGGCCATGATCACCATCTTTGAAGAAGGGATGGCGGTGTCTATACGGTGATGTTGATGcatattttagtttcattttcggaACTAGATCCCAGATATGATCTTTTTAATGAAGGCGGGTTCTTGATATTGACAAGAAACTAACTCTTTTTGCTTCAGCAAGTACAGTTTATAATcatgaaagagaaaagaaaagggaaaaaaaagaaaaaaaaactcctcaTTTCCAAAACCCCATTAATGGGTTGTTTAAGGTACTGCATTAGGGTTTAATTTAAGGACTAAATATAGATCTCTGCTGAGAAAGAGAACAAAGAAGGTAGACCCACATGCAGCCATGAAAGAGAGCATTGAGCAATCCAAGCCAAGATCAGATGGCAGCTACAGAAAGTCAACACATTTAAGGACTCACACGTGAGCAATATCAGTGGTAGAGCTGGCATTTAATTGTAGAACAACATAACTCTCTTTCCCTCTCTGATCTCTTTCTTTTATCttcattgatgatgatgatgagtttTTTTCTCTGCTAAGTATGATTTCTGTGAATCAATCCTCGTACGTCAGCCGCAGGTCCACCACATCACCAACAAACAAATGCAATTACCTTCTGATCATAaccctttaatttttattttttttgtttcttttatataCAGTGGACCACTTTCCCTGTATATCTTGCCTTTTAAGCACTCTTTTCCCCCcctattatttttcctttcttcttcccttcaaaccctctctctttctctctccctctctctccccctctctcccTCTTCATACCCAGAGAGCATGCCTGAATGTCAAGAGAAAGGTAAAAGACCAATACTCCTTCTGTGAACAGCAGAACCTCAAACTCTCCTTCCGTAATCATATTGGAAGTGCTAATCCTTTAGCAGTACTACTCTTGATTACTTGTGCTTTTTTACAGTAAAGATTGAATAAAAAGAGGAGCATTAGTTTTTTCCTGTTctgattctttttctttgcctAAATTTTCATTTACCCATGATCATTATGGctgtttatttgattttattcatttttgttttggaatttttgggcTGATAGGGAGAGATTTGATGAGATAGGCAAGAAGATCAAGAGAGAAACCGATGCCTTTACTCAGATGGGAAGAAGACACATGTTGGGGCCTCCCGGAACCCTGAACTCCATCACCCCTTGCGCTGCTTGTAAGCTCTTGAGAAGGAGGTGTGCCCAAGAATGCCCCTTTTCTCCCTACTTCTCTCCCCATGAACCCCAGAAGTTTGCTTCCGTTCACAAAGTCTTCGGCGCCAGCAACGTCTCCAAGATGCTCATGGTAGAACCCTAATTCTGTCTACCAGTAGTATTTCATGTTCTTGATTGATTGATAACTTCTCAAATCTTACACTGTTAAATTCAGGAAGTCCCGGAAAGCCAAAGAGCCGACGCCGCCAATAGTCTGGTTTATGAGGCCAATGTGCGGCTAAGAGATCCGGTCTATGGTTGCATGGGTGCAATTTCAGCTTTACAACAGCAAGTCCAATCTCTACAAGCTGAACTCAATGCAGTAAGGGCTGAGATACTAAAGTACAAATATAGAGAAGCCAATATCATTCCACCTTCACATATAGCTTTGCTTTCTTCCGGGGCTGTTTCAGTAGCTGCACCACCACCAGCACAGCCACCAGCACAGGCCCCACGGCCGCCGCCTCCACCTCCTCCtattcctcttcctcttcctcttcctcctaACTCCTCTTCCTCCATGTACACCCAACCGTCGAGCTCCGCCGACTATAGCACCATCTCAAGTGAAAATGTCTCCTACTTCGGTTAAATCTCTAGACTGAAAATtcccatttaattttgtttattatgaATCAATATCTGCAATAAAAATGAGTAAGAGAATATTGGAATATTGCTTTGGGGGTTTGGTTATTAGCTTTCCCATTACTGTCTTAATCCATATTTCAAAgtccataaatataaatattttctcttgATATTGTTGGTTGATATGTTTCTTTCCTCCCCATTTACATCCATGTTTTCCTTCTTGAATTGCCACTATATTGGGAAAAATCTTTAAGAGATgtaattcaaaaagaaaagaatatgaTCTGGTTCCAACCTGTTAAGTCAATTTTTCCTTGATTAGTTTCCTTTTCTATGAAACTGGCAACAATTGTCTCTCCTCCGAGTTCTCCGGTGGTACCGGGAGTGGATTCGCACAAGGAGTCAGTCAGTACTTTAGAGGGTGTTTGCCCATGAAGGGTCTGAAATGGGGGAGACAAAAAAAGGTATGGCTATGATGTATTCTCCTTATATATTTAGGGTTAGAAACTTCTGAGGAATTTGGTCATATTTGGAAAGCATGCAACACATTACTTCTAGAATCCAAGATCAGTGGTACTGTCTtcatttttgttcaatttttagGATCAGTTGATTCTACTTTTTCATGTATGTACTTAACTAGTTAATTGGTAGAGTTTCAGAGGGCAGATGGTACTTGATCTCTCTTattctggaaaaaaaatgaccatgAGGAGGTTCAACGtgtaattctaattataatattcaagaaGATTAACACATAATCCATTGGTTTAGACTAATTGCTtcattaattatcaaaatgttaGTCAATTTTCTAAGCCTAGGCATTGCCAATGTTTACCTTCCTTTTCCCTCACTTATATACAAAGTCTATGCTAGACATGTGCATATGATAATACCCTACCACCTTGTGTTTGAACTTTTAAGCAAAAATTCCCAGCCAAATTGTAGGCCTTCATCCTATGCTACCTACCCACAACACAACACAACATATCATATGAGATGCTTGAGAGATTGTACTAGAATTCAGCAAGCTTGtatagggttttttctttttggctgtGGAAATGGGTGTTGATTAATGGAGCTAATGCTCCAAGTTAAAAAGTACTGCAAACAAATTAACATGGAGCTATCGTCTTGCTATATAGTGAAGCTAAGGCATTGTATGGAGTATATACATGTACTGTTAGATGGTCAATGGCCCTGCCAGCTAgtacaattatttttctaagtGTTGAGGTTTCCTTTGCGTGTGGAGTTCCACCTGAGTTGGAAGGGGGGGAAATACATTTGaacatttcaattatttaaacaaGAAAGTTATGGGGAGCTTCATTCCCCCCTTCACTATCTCccatcttttcttttgtttttattatagaCTTCTCCATTATATTTATGTTTCCGTCACACTTCCTTGTCGACCCTTGAAACCATGGAGATGTGATGGAATTTGGTCTCATGTCGTGGTTGCTTGAAATAGTGGCATCTTATCTGCCTTGTCTTCATACAACTCCCTTCCAAGTATTTCTTTATTGAAAAACAACATCCTTTGACATGTATAACAAGTCTAAATTCATTACATCTTCCTTCCCCTTTCCCACCGCAATCTAATTTTTCAGTCTCATTTTCTCGAGAAAAGGCCAGGTTAAGAATTGCAAATGAATTAGAAAGAATCAAGCTAATTAAGCTAGCTAGCTTCATTTAATTCATGTGGGTACTGTTGAGACTATCCATGCATGTGAATGGTTGAGTCCCTAGGTTTAGATTATCTACCAAAATTCATACATATCATAAGAACTCGGTTAATAATGTGACGTGCATCGCCTACtttaaccaaaaaaatgaaataaagcgTACTTATGTATTGAAAATTAATCACATAGAGATGACTGACCGAAACATTTGATTAATCGTTTGTTTGTCAACCCTTAGTAATTAATCATTAATATAACTCAGATATTTTGTATGGTCAGTGTGATTTCGCTATCTGTCCTTAGAGCCAGATGCCTCTTCTTAAACTTTCCCATATGGTAATTTTCTCAGGTCCCTACAAAATTGATAGAATTTCCACTTGATGGAGTACTCTTCCTCCTCTTCTCTCTTCATGTTTAATGATTTTCAGACCTAGAAGCACTTCCTCTCTTGGCTTGTACAGCTATATAAGCACCTACTCCAAACACAACCCCAGTTGCATCCGttattaatattcaattatGAAGAGAAACCCATCTTCATTTAGGCTTGACAGATTGGCATTTGAGGACTAACTACACtgaatttaaaggaaaaaaaggaaaatcatagaCATGACCTTGGAAAATTGAAGAACAtgtctgtttttttttccttgactACCATGGCATTTATGTGGGGGCTGACAACTTCTGAAGGATTAGGATGTCAGAAGCAGATTAAACAACTCCTTAAGGGCTTTTCAAGCAATACTAAATTGTGTGATTCTCAGAGCTAATGAGAAACATATCCATCAAAGATTCCATAATTGATTCattcaaaattgaaatgtatttaaGTATTTCCACAAGGGGCAAACCCTAAGATATGAAGGTCTCCTACTGCAGAGAAATTCCCAAGAaaatcatttgtttttcttccaCATGAAACTCTCTAGCATACTTGGGTTATAATAATTCCCTTGCTGTGCCCAAAGGAAAAAACTAATCATCAACTTGGGCTATAAAAATTCTCTATATTcagaattttaaattatcatggGCTTTTAGTTGATGTTACATTCATCTTATAGGTTAGTTAGGATTGGAATCACAAAATcctttgtgaaaaaatatttacattttgtgttattgaatttatattagAGTTAAAAAGAATTAATCATCTTCCGTCAACTTTGTTAGGGAAAATTTGGGTTAGATGATCATGGGGGCGTTAGGGACTTAGAATAAGGACAAATAAGCCCAGCCCATCAAAATTGGGCCGGTTTGGGATGGTTTTTGGATTTATGCTACAGCCCAAACGAATTGAAGCCCATCACTTTATGGGTCATGTTCATCTGAGATCCATCTGCTTAAAGATTATTGGGCCTATCAGCCATTTGGGCCATTTGGTCCATTGCGTGAACCTGAAATAGTGAAAGTTAAAGCCCAGCATGGAGGAAGCCTGAGGTGGCCCACCTaaagttttttcacaaaatccaATGGAAGCCCACCTCGGtcgcaaaaaaagaaaaagaaaaagaaaagaattaatgattaaatttgattaaaagtaatataattaacaaaattttaaaagatgagAAATTTGAAGAGGATTTCCACTCAGCTCACCTCTTGAAATTTCGAGCTTAATTCTTTTcaacaataaaattttgtttggatgTCAAAATAGTTTTTCCACTTATTCTCCATAAATTTTAGATACATTTATATAGAAtgtaaatatcattaaatattagtcattttttcaattataattcaaaattattttataaaacacaacaaaaaacacATTGATTTAAGAGTCCATTATTCTAATTTATTCTCTAATAAAGTTACTGCACATACACGTAAAATGCATAAGTTTATTAAGGATctgtttaaccatatttttttaaacctatttttaaaaactaatttttattctttaacttaaaaataatttttaaaaattaataaaaataaattttacgttattttttaaaaattattttatattttacttggtttttttaaattgttttaaaagaacAACAgtcaaacaatattaaaaaattttaaaaatagttttttgtttatgtttttaaattatagagCCAAACATACTCTAAGTAatctctatatttttagttattgtttaaaatatattacaaaacaTAACTCAaaatatcttaatttgttttcaaattttattttttattaaaattttatcaaagtaaaaacaaaaaaaaaaactgtactCAAGCACCATATTCAAACAGAAAAGTATTCcatatgctattttttttcttttctttttttatattattattggaaAATGTCCAAGAAAAGTACACATCAAGTGTTCTTCCCAAGGATGGTGATACAAAGGGA
This DNA window, taken from Vitis riparia cultivar Riparia Gloire de Montpellier isolate 1030 chromosome 13, EGFV_Vit.rip_1.0, whole genome shotgun sequence, encodes the following:
- the LOC117928564 gene encoding LOB domain-containing protein 15, producing MSRERERFDEIGKKIKRETDAFTQMGRRHMLGPPGTLNSITPCAACKLLRRRCAQECPFSPYFSPHEPQKFASVHKVFGASNVSKMLMEVPESQRADAANSLVYEANVRLRDPVYGCMGAISALQQQVQSLQAELNAVRAEILKYKYREANIIPPSHIALLSSGAVSVAAPPPAQPPAQAPRPPPPPPPIPLPLPLPPNSSSSMYTQPSSSADYSTISSENVSYFG